Proteins from a genomic interval of Pseudomonas sp. RC10:
- a CDS encoding substrate-binding domain-containing protein: MTIRLKKGFSTVLCSLAVAVACAGSFSVQAADAKSGPLKIGASFQEINNPYFVTMKDALTDATKSIGASLLVTDARHDVSKQISDIEDMLQKGIDILIINPTDSVGVQSAVKQAHDKGVVVVAVDAQADGPLDSFVGSKNYDAGVQACEYLATNIGGKGDVGILDGIAVVPILERVRGCKDALAKHPDIKIVSIQNGKQERDQALSVTENMLQAQPNLKGLFSVNDNGSLGALAAIDSSGMDVKLTSVDGSPEAVKEIQKPNSKFIATSAQYPRDQVRLALGIALARKWGSQVPKAIPVDILLVDQAKAKTFSW; encoded by the coding sequence ATGACAATTCGCCTCAAGAAAGGCTTTTCCACCGTTCTTTGCTCCCTCGCCGTGGCTGTGGCGTGCGCCGGTTCCTTCTCCGTTCAGGCAGCCGATGCTAAAAGCGGCCCGCTGAAGATCGGTGCCTCGTTCCAAGAGATCAATAACCCCTATTTCGTGACCATGAAGGATGCGCTGACCGACGCCACCAAGAGCATCGGCGCAAGCCTGCTGGTGACCGACGCACGTCACGACGTCTCCAAGCAGATCAGCGACATCGAAGACATGCTGCAAAAGGGCATCGACATCCTGATCATCAACCCGACTGATTCGGTAGGCGTGCAATCCGCCGTGAAGCAGGCCCATGACAAAGGCGTCGTGGTGGTGGCAGTGGACGCCCAGGCGGACGGTCCGCTGGATTCTTTCGTCGGTTCGAAGAACTACGACGCGGGTGTTCAGGCCTGTGAATACCTCGCGACGAACATCGGCGGCAAAGGCGACGTCGGCATTCTCGACGGCATTGCCGTGGTGCCGATCCTCGAACGCGTACGTGGTTGCAAGGACGCGCTGGCCAAACACCCGGACATCAAGATCGTCAGCATCCAGAACGGCAAGCAGGAGCGTGATCAGGCGCTCAGCGTGACCGAGAACATGCTTCAGGCGCAGCCGAATCTGAAAGGCCTGTTCAGCGTCAACGACAACGGCTCCCTCGGCGCATTGGCGGCGATCGATTCCAGCGGCATGGACGTCAAGCTCACCAGCGTCGACGGCTCACCCGAAGCCGTGAAGGAAATCCAGAAGCCGAACAGCAAGTTCATCGCCACCTCGGCGCAATATCCGCGCGATCAGGTGCGCCTGGCGCTGGGCATCGCACTGGCCAGGAAATGGGGCTCGCAAGTGCCCAAGGCCATCCCCGTCGACATCCTGCTGGTGGACCAGGCCAAGGCCAAAACCTTCAGCTGGTGA